A region from the Arachis ipaensis cultivar K30076 chromosome B01, Araip1.1, whole genome shotgun sequence genome encodes:
- the LOC107634217 gene encoding uncharacterized protein LOC107634217, producing MALLEMGANVQCDGYFPGYYSARDLLFESERSPWTSSNVNSELKNELHYVGSLPVSSPCNLLGYNKEILKQTILKHEAIFRDQIHELHRIYNKQKELMEDIKRNESYKQHLRLEASSWSASSLPSKNAQKISYPPNLPWSTAQSLPPGASPQENSKKICPTPVPVVTEESFKDSKPSESKYRKVGKKVLDLQLPANEYIDSEEGECLEDGSVTDVLQVSAYSLNGSSKVVCGNGEKPYGINSNGFAGLNLQFKLEEATSKSYDSAAPTHNRNNAFYDLSKTTKLSYQNFPNDVIWNLNKRKDPENFSGNPPLEQRKIQEQMCSGQSGGALDSFSKVICTGKQSDSIEPLRKNMEQFNDPPYFHPLNHVSEPWPVRKFSSNGSQVQGFMSNGSLGSSAVSRTCSQYDKLSSGISPAELWKTPAYCGQSSIAVPALPFLSSSVSLGQSSKSLMGISGFTQDESYQCKSGKPSHDLDGRHFLLGSRSKPLDLPSISSNDPNSSAKHDSLDSDELRMNIMGSKDVGTLKNLNLNIAPAGYFDITALQSIQIPRKENNLQDSSRGMPWLKDKVVFKGKQSEGSKIATQIDSVFTNSCNVELKKTEESDLSADKILALHCNEGPQMSSDRQPLHVPNQLKSQGADGIEGKCVSDGKLCCIESLPPAEYTGKNEQKKQESLAGIIDLNSCMIEEENMLMEVDLQAPISPENKECSPPRGESDENQLEMPFQLAGQEDPEAQEEQARVAAEALVTISGFVDNNGLKKTTCLLSESSARSPLHWFAGIASTAADHPENNAGSSSAANNLDDFSPINMDYFEFMTLNLTETTVLDCCYSNTIGQMEQVGGSTLPTQPRKGRPNRGRWRKDFQSEILPSLASLTRYEVTEDLQIIGGLVAAGTHSETGSLRSAGKNVSARGRRRSGTSISNNTELHLNKLTSTTGFGTETGCLISWGKICRKRRGKRLPTTKPHHILNQVYN from the exons ATGGCATTATTGGAAATGGGCGCAAACGTGCAATGTGATGGCTACTTTCCAGGATATTATTCAGCAAGAGATCTCCTATTTGAATCTGAACGCAGCCCATGGACCTCATCTAATGTTAACAGTGAGCTTAAGAATGAGTTGCATTACGTTGGTTCCTTGCCGGTATCATCGCCTTGTAACCTTCTAGGCTACAACAAGGAAATTCTAAAACAGACAATACTCAAGCATGAAGCCATATTCAGGGACCAA ATTCATGAGCTCCACCGCATTTATAACAAACAGAAGGAGTTAATGGAAGATATTAAAAGAAATGAATCATATAAACAGCACTTGAGGTTGGAGGCATCATCATGGTCAGCTTCTTCTTTGCCATCCAAAAATGCCCAAAAGATATCTTACCCGCCAAACTTGCCATGGTCTACGGCTCAATCATTGCCACCGGGGGCTTCTCCACAAGAGAACAGCAAGAAAATATGTCCCACTCCTGTTCCGGTAGTGACCGAAGAATCTTTCAAAGATTCTAAACCATCAGAATCCAAGTACAGAAAAGTTGGCAAAAAAGTATTGGATCTTCAGCTTCCGGCTAACGAATACATTGATAGTGAAGAAGGTGAATGTTTGGAAGACGGAAGTGTCACTGATGTGCTGCAAGTCTCAGCTTATTCTTTAAATGGATCTTCCAAAGTTGTGTGTGGCAATGGTGAGAAACCATATGGAATCAATTCTAATGGTTTTGCTGGCTTAAATTTACAATTTAAGCTTGAAGAAGCAACTTCAAAGTCTTATGATTCAGCAGCCCCTACACATAATAGGAACAATGCCTTTTATGATCTGTCAAAGACAACAAAATTGAGCTATCAGAATTTTCCGAATGATGTCATTTGGAATTTGAACAAGCGAAAGGATCCTGAAAATTTCTCAGGAAATCCTCCGTTGGAACAGAGGAAGATACAGGAGCAGATGTGTAGTG GGCAAAGTGGTGGTGCATTGGATTCTTTTTCCAAAGTTATTTGTACAGGAAAGCAATCTGATTCAATTGAACCATTAAGAAAGAATATGGAACAATTTAATGACCCTCCATATTTTCATCCATTAAATCATGTTAGCGAACCTTGGCCAGTGAGGAAGTTTTCTAGCAATGGTTCACAAGTTCAAGGTTTCATGAGTAATGGCTCACTTGGATCCAGCGCTGTATCTCGCACATGCTCTCAATATGATAAGTTAAGTTCTGGGATTTCACCAGCTGAGTTATGGAAAACACCTGCTTACTGTGGCCAAAGCTCGATAGCAGTCCCGGCACTTCCTTTTTTAAGCTCTTCAGTATCATTGGGTCAAAGTTCTAAATCATTGATGGGAATTTCAGGGTTCACTCAAGATGAGAGTTATCAGTGTAAAAGTGGTAAACCCAGCCATGATTTAGATGGCCGACACTTTCTTCTGGGCAGCAGGTCCAAGCCGTTGGATCTTCCATCAATTAGTTCTAATGATCCCAATAGCAGTGCCAAGCACGATTCATTGGATAGCGATGAGCTTCGGATGAATATCATGGGTTCTAAAGATGTGGGAACTCTCAAGAATCTAAACCTGAATATTGCACCTGCTGGTTATTTTGATATAACAGCACTTCAAAGCATTCAGATtcctagaaaagaaaataaccttCAGGATTCAAGTAGGGGGATGCCATGGCTTAAGGACAAGGTTGTATTCAAAGGAAAACAGAGTGAAGGGAGTAAAATTGCTACCCAGATTGATTCTGTTTTCACAAATTCTTGTAATGTGGAGTTAAAGAAGACTGAGGAGAGTGACCTTAGTGCGGATAAGATTCTTGCGCTTCACTGTAATGAGGGGCCTCAAATGTCGTCTGATCGGCAACCTTTGCATGTCCCGAACCAATTGAAAAGCCAAGGTGCTGATGGAATCGAGGGAAAATGCGTATCCGATGGAAAGTTATGTTGCATTGAATCACTTCCCCCTGCCGAGTATACAGGGAAGAATGAGCAGAAGAAACAAGAATCTCTGGCTGGTATTATTGACCTAAATTCATGCATGATTGAGGAAGAGAATATGCTGATGGAGGTTGATCTCCAGGCACCTATCAGTCCAGAAAACAAGGAATGCTCACCGCCTAGAGGAGAATCCGATGAAAACCAGCTTGAGATGCCATTTCAATTGGCAGGACAAGAGGATCCGGAAGCGCAAGAGGAGCAAGCTAGAGTTGCTGCCGAGGCTTTGGTTACCATATCAGGATTTGTGGACAACAATGGTCTCAAAAAGACAACTTGTTTATTGTCCGAATCTTCTGCAAGAAGTCCTCTTCACTGGTTTGCTGGCATTGCTTCCACAGCAGCAGATCATCCAGAGAATAATGCAGGTTCGAGCAGTGCAGCGAACAATCTCGATGACTTTTCTCCTATCAACATGGATTACTTTGAGTTCATGACCTTAAATTTGACCGAGACAACAGTCCTAGATTGCTGCTATAGTAACACTATTGGCCAGATGGAGCAAGTAGGCGGATCAACTTTGCCAACTCAGCCGAGGAAGGGCCGGCCAAATAGGGGAAGGTGGCGGAAGGACTTCCAAAGCGAAATCCTCCCTAGCCTTGCTTCTTTGACAAGGTACGAGGTGACCGAGGATCTTCAGATCATAGGAGGTCTTGTAGCTGCTGGTACCCACTCGGAAACAGGTTCTCTAAGAAGTGCAGGTAAAAATGTGTCAGCCAGGGGGCGCCGTCGATCCGGTACTTCGATTTCTAACAACACAGAGTTGCATTTGAACAAGCTAACTAGTACCACTGGATTTGGAACTGAGACAGGGTGCCTAATAAGCTGGGGAAAGATTTGTAGAAAGAGAAGGGGGAAGAGACTTCCCACTACTAAACCCCATCATATTTTGAACCAAGTATATAACTAA